The Lactobacillus sp. CBA3605 genome contains a region encoding:
- a CDS encoding cell surface protein, with the protein MHFGKPVLIALLSLTILSGCAQSTATTTPKIVTHTKTSYVSKRTAADTAAWSSAKAVSRANAASAKQLSQQSSTLTQAGSEASSQSSALTASHSSAHSAAVAASSSIAASTSSVLAASVSSSHEAAKAASKAAAQQADTAATSTQTSSAASTTNNANHFSGDTDTAQTGRIIGNRNSKIYHIETGHNYHMAGKNAVYFDTEAAAQAAGYRKSLR; encoded by the coding sequence ATGCACTTTGGAAAACCTGTTTTAATTGCACTTTTAAGTCTGACAATTTTAAGCGGTTGTGCCCAATCAACGGCCACTACCACCCCTAAGATTGTCACCCACACTAAAACGAGCTATGTCAGCAAGCGGACTGCCGCAGATACTGCGGCCTGGTCATCAGCTAAAGCTGTCAGTCGAGCCAATGCGGCTTCGGCCAAACAACTCAGTCAACAGTCTTCAACTTTAACCCAAGCCGGCTCAGAGGCCAGCTCACAATCGAGTGCGCTAACTGCCAGTCACTCATCGGCACACTCAGCAGCAGTCGCTGCGTCATCTTCGATTGCTGCTAGTACGAGTTCAGTACTGGCAGCCAGCGTTAGTAGCAGTCATGAGGCAGCTAAGGCCGCCTCAAAAGCTGCCGCACAGCAAGCAGACACCGCCGCCACATCAACCCAGACCAGTTCTGCAGCCAGTACCACCAATAATGCCAATCACTTTAGTGGCGATACAGATACCGCCCAAACTGGCCGGATTATTGGTAATCGTAATTCTAAAATCTATCATATTGAGACCGGCCATAACTACCATATGGCCGGGAAAAACGCGGTTTACTTCGATACCGAGGCAGCTGCTCAAGCGGCCGGCTATCGCAAATCGTTACGCTAA
- the mprF gene encoding bifunctional lysylphosphatidylglycerol flippase/synthetase MprF, with protein MKAMIQKVGASLNKRLGLIKALFVFSVLLFVITEVGKIAKEVSGAQLGTALASQSWWHLLSMVVIGMVAVTPMLTYDVMITKFLPNHYSLGYIFKAGWITNTFTNIGGFGGVLGASLRANFYNKGASKKQIVFAISKIALFLVSGLSLYCMISLILVYGFGIGQVYRSYWIWLVGGSLYFPAVFIFTRVNDSAFFEGLTLGNVVRLLSGSFGEWTGCVLFFLLIGNFMQLPIDFAAVVPLFVIASVVGEVSMVPGGIGSFDVFMIFGLGAVGVSRPDAVAWLLFYRLFYYIIPFAIGLGLFTHDTGRRLNQHLEGIPKAALQRFAQIALTVFLYVSGFLMLLMSTVPNFAYNNKIFLQVYPFTFFFINQASSIVMAFLLIGVALGTAGRVKKAFWPTVIVLLIAILNTIRWLVVYDAISMKFIIFLVIILALVALSKQAYYRQRLALSWGQLLWVGCVYVITFVLYTIVGVYNAPQIHHRHAVPEALFFPSQKLWLFGVIGLVIAALILVAMNRYFANGHNARLGLKLDLERVKHVIATAGGNEISHLAFLNDKLVYYYQVAGEDQLIFLYQQKADKLILMGEPFGNQAYLQPALEQLMDDADSDGYSLVFYEINETLTMRLHEMGFDFIKTGEEGHVKLADFSLAGKRLRGERALMNKFTRDRYQFEILQPPFSAATMAELKAVSDSWLNGEAEKGFSLGFFDETYLNQAPIAVVYNPDHQLVAFANLMPQGNDKIASIDLMRSSAAAPSGIMDTVFVHLFEQARAQGFVYFNMGMAPLAGVGVSRYSFIQEKIAHLIYEYGYQLYGFQGLRSYKEKYVTAWAPKYIAYRKRNSLIFTILQLLQVVNTRQKKHTERHLLLGPKWFQNLNQHR; from the coding sequence TTGAAGGCGATGATACAAAAAGTGGGAGCCAGCTTAAATAAACGGCTGGGCTTAATTAAGGCCTTATTTGTCTTTTCAGTTTTACTGTTTGTTATTACTGAAGTGGGTAAAATTGCAAAAGAAGTAAGTGGGGCTCAATTAGGAACGGCGCTAGCTTCACAAAGCTGGTGGCATTTATTAAGTATGGTTGTGATTGGGATGGTGGCGGTAACGCCCATGCTGACTTATGACGTGATGATTACGAAATTCTTGCCGAACCACTATTCGCTGGGATATATTTTTAAAGCCGGTTGGATTACGAATACTTTTACGAACATTGGGGGCTTCGGCGGTGTACTAGGTGCCTCTTTGCGGGCCAACTTCTATAACAAAGGTGCCAGTAAAAAACAGATTGTCTTTGCCATCTCTAAAATTGCTTTATTCTTAGTGTCGGGATTATCGCTTTACTGTATGATTTCATTGATTTTGGTCTATGGTTTTGGCATCGGCCAAGTTTACCGCAGTTATTGGATTTGGTTGGTTGGTGGTTCTTTGTATTTCCCAGCTGTCTTTATCTTTACCCGGGTCAATGATTCGGCCTTCTTTGAAGGGCTAACACTGGGCAATGTTGTTCGGTTATTAAGTGGCTCGTTCGGGGAATGGACAGGCTGTGTGCTGTTCTTTTTACTGATTGGTAATTTTATGCAATTACCAATTGATTTTGCAGCGGTTGTGCCGCTGTTTGTGATTGCCTCAGTCGTTGGGGAAGTATCGATGGTTCCCGGTGGCATTGGCTCATTTGATGTATTTATGATTTTTGGACTGGGAGCCGTTGGGGTCTCACGGCCAGATGCGGTAGCGTGGTTATTGTTTTATCGGTTATTTTATTACATTATTCCGTTTGCGATTGGGCTAGGTTTATTCACACATGATACTGGTCGGCGCTTAAATCAACATTTAGAGGGTATTCCGAAGGCTGCTTTACAACGATTTGCTCAAATAGCGTTAACCGTTTTTCTTTATGTTTCCGGTTTTTTAATGTTGTTAATGTCGACGGTGCCTAATTTTGCCTATAATAATAAAATCTTCTTGCAGGTTTATCCATTTACCTTTTTCTTTATTAATCAAGCTAGTAGTATTGTGATGGCTTTCTTACTGATTGGGGTTGCGCTAGGTACAGCTGGTCGTGTCAAAAAAGCTTTTTGGCCAACGGTGATTGTCTTATTGATTGCGATTCTAAACACGATTCGTTGGCTAGTGGTGTATGACGCTATTTCCATGAAGTTTATTATCTTTTTAGTGATTATTCTAGCGCTAGTCGCATTATCAAAGCAGGCCTACTATCGTCAACGGCTAGCGCTCTCGTGGGGGCAACTGCTGTGGGTAGGCTGTGTCTATGTGATTACTTTTGTCTTGTATACGATTGTGGGCGTTTATAATGCACCACAAATTCATCATCGGCATGCGGTTCCAGAAGCCTTGTTTTTCCCTTCACAAAAATTATGGTTATTCGGCGTAATTGGCTTAGTCATTGCGGCGTTAATTTTGGTCGCCATGAATCGTTATTTTGCGAATGGTCATAATGCGCGGCTGGGATTGAAGTTAGATCTTGAACGCGTTAAGCACGTGATTGCAACGGCTGGTGGTAATGAGATTTCACACTTAGCTTTTTTAAATGATAAATTAGTTTATTACTATCAGGTCGCAGGTGAAGACCAGCTTATCTTTCTGTACCAACAGAAGGCTGACAAGCTGATTCTGATGGGCGAGCCGTTCGGAAACCAAGCTTATCTTCAGCCGGCCTTAGAACAGCTCATGGACGATGCTGACAGCGATGGGTATTCATTGGTCTTCTATGAAATTAATGAAACGCTGACGATGCGGTTACATGAAATGGGATTTGATTTTATTAAGACTGGCGAGGAAGGCCATGTAAAACTCGCTGACTTTAGCTTGGCCGGTAAGCGACTTCGTGGTGAACGGGCTTTGATGAATAAGTTTACGCGGGATCGTTATCAGTTTGAAATCTTGCAGCCACCATTTTCAGCAGCGACAATGGCAGAATTAAAAGCTGTTTCAGATAGTTGGCTTAATGGTGAGGCTGAAAAAGGATTCTCGTTAGGATTCTTTGATGAGACTTACTTGAATCAGGCCCCGATTGCGGTGGTTTATAACCCTGATCATCAATTGGTAGCCTTTGCCAACCTGATGCCACAGGGGAATGATAAAATCGCGTCGATTGATTTGATGCGATCAAGTGCGGCTGCACCGTCGGGAATTATGGATACGGTTTTTGTACATCTCTTTGAGCAGGCACGAGCGCAAGGGTTTGTTTACTTTAACATGGGAATGGCGCCGTTAGCAGGGGTCGGGGTCTCCCGGTATAGCTTCATTCAGGAAAAAATTGCACATTTGATTTATGAATATGGTTATCAATTGTACGGATTTCAAGGGTTGCGATCGTACAAAGAAAAATACGTGACGGCATGGGCGCCTAAGTATATCGCCTACCGAAAACGGAATTCATTAATTTTTACGATTTTACAATTATTGCAAGTGGTTAACACACGTCAAAAGAAGCACACTGAGCGCCATTTGTTACTTGGTCCAAAATGGTTTCAAAATTTAAATCAACATCGTTAA
- a CDS encoding TIGR00730 family Rossman fold protein, with protein sequence MSIHNICVFCGSNSGLDPDFTTKTIALGQYLADHDYQLIYGGGNHGLMGKVATATLDAGGRVIGIIPRFLVERELALKTVTTFIETSTMTERKEKMLHLADAFIVLPGGFGTFEEFLQMLSWSQIDIHQKPIALYNINGFYDSLVQMLATSTKMGFAPVENLNLFINGHNLEEIFNGLENYHHVLPPKYTN encoded by the coding sequence ATGTCAATTCATAATATTTGTGTCTTTTGTGGCTCTAATTCTGGCTTAGACCCCGACTTTACTACCAAAACAATTGCCTTAGGTCAATACTTAGCTGATCATGATTATCAGCTGATTTATGGTGGTGGTAACCATGGTCTGATGGGAAAAGTTGCGACCGCCACCCTTGATGCTGGTGGTCGCGTCATTGGTATTATTCCCCGCTTCCTAGTTGAACGCGAATTAGCGCTAAAAACCGTTACGACTTTCATTGAAACTAGTACGATGACTGAACGTAAGGAAAAGATGCTGCACTTAGCAGATGCTTTTATTGTGCTGCCTGGTGGCTTCGGTACATTTGAAGAATTCCTACAAATGTTATCCTGGAGTCAAATTGATATTCACCAAAAACCGATTGCACTTTATAATATTAATGGCTTTTACGATAGTCTGGTGCAAATGTTAGCCACCAGCACCAAGATGGGCTTTGCCCCGGTTGAAAATCTAAACCTCTTTATCAACGGTCATAATTTGGAAGAAATTTTTAACGGTTTAGAAAATTACCACCATGTACTTCCACCTAAATATACTAATTGA
- the nrdF gene encoding class 1b ribonucleoside-diphosphate reductase subunit beta yields MATDLAYYQKLLSNGNYKAINWDQVSDAIDKSTWEKLTEQFWLDTRIPVSNDIADWRDLDDDHRWVVGHVFGGLTLLDTLQSQDGLQSLRRHIVTPHETAVLNNIQFMESVHAKSYSTIFETLNTPDEINEIFDWSDSEEYLQNKAKWIYKLYDNFDEDPLKQKVANVFLETFLFYSGFYTPLYYLGHNQLPNVAEIIKLILRDESVHGTYIGYKFQLGFKNRSEKAQAEFKDWMFDFLYKLYENEENYVHLVYDQIGWSDEVLTFSRYNANKALMNLGQDALFPDTAEDVNPVVMNGISTGTSNHDFFSQVGNGYRLGQVEAMQDTDYDIGEPGDSL; encoded by the coding sequence ATGGCAACAGACTTGGCATATTACCAAAAGTTACTCAGCAATGGCAATTACAAAGCTATTAACTGGGATCAAGTTTCAGATGCAATTGATAAAAGTACTTGGGAAAAATTAACCGAACAATTTTGGTTAGATACCCGAATTCCAGTTTCAAATGATATCGCGGACTGGCGCGACTTAGATGACGATCATCGTTGGGTTGTCGGTCACGTCTTTGGTGGCTTAACGTTACTGGACACCTTACAATCACAAGATGGTCTACAATCACTACGTCGGCACATTGTGACCCCCCATGAAACAGCAGTTCTAAACAATATTCAGTTCATGGAATCAGTCCATGCTAAAAGTTATTCAACGATTTTTGAAACGTTAAATACGCCTGATGAAATCAACGAAATCTTTGACTGGAGTGACAGCGAAGAATATCTTCAAAACAAAGCCAAATGGATTTATAAATTATATGATAACTTCGATGAAGATCCATTAAAGCAAAAAGTCGCGAATGTTTTCTTGGAAACCTTCTTATTCTACTCTGGCTTTTACACGCCACTTTATTATTTGGGGCATAATCAATTACCAAACGTTGCCGAAATTATTAAATTAATTTTACGGGACGAAAGTGTCCATGGTACCTATATTGGTTATAAATTCCAATTAGGCTTCAAGAATCGTTCTGAAAAAGCCCAGGCTGAATTTAAAGACTGGATGTTCGACTTCTTGTACAAACTCTATGAAAATGAAGAAAATTATGTTCATTTGGTTTACGATCAAATCGGCTGGTCTGATGAAGTTTTGACCTTTAGTCGTTACAATGCCAATAAGGCGTTGATGAACTTAGGTCAAGATGCTCTCTTCCCAGATACGGCTGAAGATGTTAACCCAGTCGTTATGAATGGTATTTCAACTGGGACGTCAAACCATGACTTCTTCTCACAAGTTGGGAATGGCTATCGTTTGGGCCAAGTTGAAGCAATGCAAGACACTGATTACGATATTGGTGAACCAGGCGACTCACTTTAA
- the nrdE gene encoding class 1b ribonucleoside-diphosphate reductase subunit alpha, translating into MSLKDLKDVTYYDLNNEINIPINNQIPLNKDQDALAAFLAQNVRPNTKQFASLKARFDYLLDHDYLETGFIEKYDFSFIEKLYAYLQTQDFKFKTFMAAYKFYAQYALKTDDGDYYLENFIDRVAMNALYFADGDEQLALNLADEIVHQRYQPATPSFLNAGRARRGELISCFLIQSTDDMNAIGRTINSALQLSRIGGGVGINLSNLRGAGDPIKHIDGAASGVVPVMKLLEDSFSYSNQLGQRQGAGVVYLSVFHPDIIAFLSAKKENADEKIRLKTLSLGVTVPDKFYELLKADADMYLFSPYGVEREYGVPFSYVDITKEYDNMVKNPNIKKTKLKARDLENEISKLQQESGYPYVVNIDTANRANPIDGKIVMSNLCSEVMQVQTPSLINDQQEYEKMGTDISCNLGSTNIVNLMQSPDFGHSVAAMVRALTFVTDNSNVDVVPSIQKGNHQAHTIGLGAMGLHAFFAKNQMEYGSKEAVDFTNIYFLLLNYWTLKASNDIARERHTTFVNFEKSKYADGTYFDKYLDQAWQPKFAKTAALFDGIFIPTKADWAALKTDVMRDGLYHQNRMAVAPNGSISYINDTTASLHPIINRVEERQEKKIGKIYYPAPYLSNDTIDYYKSAYDTDMRKVIDVYAAAQQHVDQGMSLTLFMRSTIPAGLYEWKDGRTDKMTTRDLNILRNYAYRKGIKSIYYIRTFTDDDGEVGVNECESCVI; encoded by the coding sequence ATGAGCCTGAAGGACTTAAAAGATGTTACCTATTATGATTTAAATAACGAAATCAATATTCCAATCAACAATCAGATTCCTTTGAACAAAGATCAGGATGCCTTAGCGGCCTTTCTGGCACAAAACGTCCGGCCTAACACGAAACAATTTGCCAGTCTCAAAGCGCGTTTTGACTATTTATTAGACCATGACTACTTAGAAACTGGTTTCATTGAAAAATATGACTTTAGTTTTATCGAAAAATTATACGCTTATTTGCAGACTCAAGATTTTAAATTCAAAACGTTTATGGCTGCTTATAAATTCTACGCACAGTATGCCCTAAAGACTGACGATGGCGACTATTACTTAGAAAACTTTATCGACCGGGTTGCTATGAATGCCTTGTACTTTGCCGATGGCGACGAACAATTGGCATTAAACTTAGCCGACGAAATCGTCCATCAACGTTACCAACCCGCAACGCCGAGCTTTTTAAATGCCGGGCGTGCACGGCGTGGTGAACTAATCTCTTGTTTCTTAATCCAATCAACCGATGACATGAATGCCATTGGCCGAACGATTAACTCGGCCCTCCAATTATCACGAATTGGTGGCGGGGTCGGCATCAACTTAAGTAATTTACGTGGCGCTGGTGATCCAATCAAGCACATTGATGGTGCTGCTAGTGGTGTCGTTCCTGTCATGAAGTTATTGGAAGACAGTTTTTCTTATTCCAACCAACTTGGCCAACGCCAAGGGGCCGGTGTCGTTTACCTCAGTGTTTTCCACCCAGATATTATTGCCTTCCTATCTGCTAAGAAAGAAAATGCTGATGAAAAAATCCGTTTAAAGACGCTTTCCCTTGGCGTAACGGTACCTGATAAATTTTATGAACTCCTTAAAGCAGATGCCGATATGTATTTATTCAGCCCTTACGGTGTCGAACGCGAATATGGCGTGCCATTCTCCTATGTTGATATTACTAAAGAATACGACAACATGGTCAAGAATCCTAACATCAAAAAGACTAAGCTCAAGGCCCGTGATCTTGAAAACGAAATCAGTAAGTTACAACAAGAATCTGGCTATCCTTACGTCGTTAATATTGATACGGCTAACCGGGCCAACCCAATTGACGGCAAAATCGTTATGAGTAACCTTTGCTCTGAAGTCATGCAGGTCCAAACGCCCTCACTCATTAACGATCAACAAGAATACGAGAAAATGGGGACCGATATTAGTTGTAACTTAGGCTCAACTAATATTGTGAACTTGATGCAATCACCCGACTTTGGTCATTCCGTCGCCGCAATGGTCCGAGCTTTAACCTTTGTTACTGACAATTCCAACGTGGATGTTGTGCCTTCTATTCAAAAAGGGAACCATCAAGCGCACACCATCGGTTTGGGCGCCATGGGTTTACACGCCTTCTTCGCCAAGAACCAGATGGAATATGGCAGCAAAGAAGCCGTTGACTTCACTAACATTTACTTCTTATTGCTGAACTACTGGACGTTAAAAGCATCTAATGATATTGCTCGTGAACGCCATACCACTTTTGTGAATTTCGAAAAATCAAAATATGCGGACGGCACTTACTTTGACAAGTACTTAGACCAAGCTTGGCAACCAAAATTTGCCAAAACTGCGGCTTTGTTTGACGGTATCTTCATTCCAACTAAAGCTGACTGGGCTGCCTTAAAAACCGATGTCATGCGCGACGGTTTATACCATCAAAACCGGATGGCCGTTGCACCAAATGGCTCGATTTCCTACATTAATGACACGACCGCTAGCTTGCATCCCATCATCAATCGGGTCGAAGAACGCCAAGAAAAGAAAATTGGTAAGATCTATTATCCCGCTCCTTACCTATCTAATGATACAATTGATTATTATAAGTCTGCTTATGATACTGACATGCGTAAAGTCATTGATGTTTACGCCGCTGCTCAGCAACACGTTGATCAAGGCATGAGTTTAACCCTCTTCATGCGTTCAACCATTCCAGCCGGCTTATATGAATGGAAAGACGGCCGGACTGACAAAATGACGACCCGTGACTTAAACATCCTCCGGAATTATGCTTACCGGAAAGGCATTAAGTCAATCTACTATATCCGGACCTTTACGGATGACGATGGTGAAGTTGGCGTCAATGAATGTGAAAGCTGCGTCATTTAG
- a CDS encoding redoxin NrdH translates to MKKVTVFTKNNCMQCKMTKKFLTAHNIAFEEKNINLNPEYVDYLKDQGFQAVPVVEINGESSIAGFRPDELKQLAV, encoded by the coding sequence ATGAAAAAAGTAACTGTATTTACGAAAAACAATTGTATGCAATGCAAGATGACTAAGAAGTTTTTGACCGCACACAATATTGCATTTGAAGAAAAAAATATTAACCTCAATCCTGAATACGTTGACTATTTAAAGGACCAAGGATTCCAAGCCGTGCCCGTCGTTGAAATCAATGGCGAAAGTAGCATTGCCGGCTTCCGTCCTGACGAACTAAAACAATTAGCTGTCTAA
- a CDS encoding class I SAM-dependent methyltransferase encodes MTNYYYTHNPDIVHAEKQWNFEIFAHQFKFTTDNGVFSKRTVDYGSRTLLAAFNPTDLPAGNILDLGTGYGPIGLALAYQSPQRTVDMVDVNELALSLARQNAALNQLTNVNVFTSDCYEQVTTTNYAAIVTNPPVRAGKTVVAAMLTGALAHLVTGGTLTVVLQKKQGAPSAKKIMTATFGNCTIIKKDKGYYILQSVKEGSLDR; translated from the coding sequence ATGACCAACTATTATTATACACACAATCCAGATATTGTGCATGCTGAAAAACAATGGAATTTTGAAATTTTTGCCCATCAGTTTAAATTTACGACCGACAATGGTGTTTTCTCCAAGCGGACCGTGGATTATGGGTCACGAACGTTATTGGCGGCTTTTAATCCAACCGATTTACCAGCTGGAAATATTTTAGATTTAGGGACTGGTTACGGTCCGATTGGGTTGGCTTTAGCCTACCAATCACCACAACGGACCGTTGATATGGTTGATGTGAATGAGCTAGCGCTAAGCTTGGCTCGTCAAAATGCCGCTTTAAATCAATTGACAAATGTTAACGTGTTTACTTCTGATTGTTATGAGCAAGTGACTACGACTAATTATGCGGCGATTGTGACTAATCCCCCCGTGCGTGCTGGTAAAACGGTTGTTGCGGCAATGTTGACTGGCGCTTTGGCGCATTTAGTCACGGGTGGGACCTTAACGGTGGTTTTACAAAAAAAGCAAGGGGCGCCTTCAGCCAAAAAGATAATGACGGCGACTTTTGGTAACTGTACGATTATTAAGAAAGACAAAGGCTACTATATTTTACAAAGTGTAAAGGAGGGATCACTTGATCGCTAG
- a CDS encoding nucleoside deaminase, with amino-acid sequence MLEALHEAKLASLIGEVPIGAVIVHDGEIIGRGHNLREHGQDATLHAEIMAIQEACEYLHSWRLEDCQIYVTLEPCIMCSGAILNARIPELYYGARDPKAGAVHSLYHLMADDRLNHQVAVHERILPRPAGELLENFFRDIRKRQKAAKKARRQATEKN; translated from the coding sequence ATGTTAGAAGCTTTACATGAGGCCAAGTTAGCTAGTCTAATTGGTGAAGTACCGATTGGAGCCGTAATTGTGCACGATGGTGAAATTATTGGTCGGGGACATAATCTTCGTGAACATGGTCAAGATGCCACGTTACATGCTGAAATCATGGCGATTCAAGAAGCCTGCGAATATTTACACAGTTGGCGCTTGGAAGACTGTCAGATTTATGTCACGTTAGAACCGTGTATCATGTGTAGCGGCGCCATTTTAAATGCGCGGATTCCAGAACTCTATTATGGCGCCCGTGACCCTAAGGCGGGTGCCGTTCATAGTTTGTATCATTTAATGGCTGATGACCGGTTGAACCATCAAGTGGCAGTGCATGAACGGATTTTGCCACGGCCTGCAGGTGAGTTATTAGAAAACTTTTTCCGGGATATTCGCAAACGCCAAAAGGCTGCTAAAAAGGCGCGTCGTCAAGCGACTGAAAAAAATTAA
- the dnaX gene encoding DNA polymerase III subunit gamma/tau: MYRALYRVWRPQRFDEIVGQQMITQTLKNAIMTHQTSHAYLFTGPRGTGKTSAAKIFSKAINCHHLVDGEPCNQCETCVATTKGQLNDVIEIDAASNNGVEEIRDIRDKAKYAPTQADYKVYIIDEVHMLSTGAFNALLKTLEEPPANVIFILATTEPHKIPLTIISRTQRFDFRRITAKDSYDRMVYILDQKQVTYDEKALRVIAQAAEGGMRDALSILDQVISFGDNTVTLDDALMVTGSVTKTLIADYVEAVTSQQTKPALETMRQILQAGKDANRFIEDLISYTRDVLLYQQAPEMVDSVAMGESDDRFQAFAKQIDAEVLYQMIKTLNDIQQQMRFTTHPDVYLEVLTVKLAQLTPATGGQVAPVAVGQDDPTIQQLTTKVDQLQTELTTLKAQGIATNQSQPKRVKQTANNGPAVKKVNVSQIYPILGAATKADLLKIREIWSDLMNILSVTQRALMHVSKPVAASDEGVVVAFDYAFLYQKAIDDQVLMDALSNGLTRLMGSAPKVVCVPEEQWPQLRKDYLATHQPDGDAAPTKPKQPAVVAQAEAMFSGIVEVKAD, from the coding sequence ATGTATCGGGCATTATATCGGGTGTGGCGACCACAACGGTTTGACGAAATCGTCGGTCAACAGATGATTACGCAAACGCTAAAAAATGCGATCATGACCCACCAAACGAGTCATGCGTATTTGTTCACCGGACCACGAGGCACTGGGAAAACATCCGCGGCTAAGATTTTTTCAAAGGCGATTAACTGTCATCATTTGGTTGATGGTGAGCCTTGTAATCAATGTGAAACATGTGTGGCAACGACTAAAGGTCAATTAAATGATGTCATTGAAATTGATGCGGCTTCTAATAATGGGGTCGAAGAAATTCGAGATATTCGGGATAAAGCTAAATATGCGCCCACACAAGCAGATTATAAGGTTTATATCATTGATGAAGTGCATATGTTATCGACCGGCGCATTCAATGCCTTGTTAAAAACGTTAGAAGAACCACCGGCTAACGTGATTTTTATTTTAGCCACCACGGAACCTCACAAGATTCCGTTGACGATTATTTCGCGGACACAACGGTTTGATTTTCGGCGAATTACCGCTAAAGATAGCTATGACCGGATGGTTTATATTTTAGATCAAAAGCAAGTGACCTATGATGAAAAAGCGTTGCGGGTCATTGCGCAAGCCGCTGAAGGTGGGATGCGAGATGCGTTGAGTATTTTGGATCAAGTGATTTCTTTTGGCGATAACACGGTCACCTTGGACGACGCCTTGATGGTTACGGGTAGTGTGACCAAGACATTGATTGCAGATTATGTTGAAGCGGTGACCAGTCAACAAACTAAGCCAGCGTTGGAAACTATGCGTCAAATCTTACAAGCTGGTAAAGATGCGAATCGCTTTATTGAAGATTTGATTAGTTACACGCGAGATGTGTTACTCTATCAACAAGCACCTGAAATGGTCGATAGTGTGGCGATGGGCGAAAGTGATGATCGGTTCCAAGCCTTTGCCAAGCAAATTGATGCGGAAGTCTTGTATCAGATGATCAAAACGTTAAACGATATTCAACAACAGATGCGTTTTACAACCCATCCGGATGTTTATCTAGAAGTCTTAACCGTTAAGCTAGCACAGTTAACGCCCGCAACTGGGGGGCAAGTTGCCCCCGTTGCCGTGGGGCAAGATGATCCGACAATTCAGCAATTAACCACGAAAGTCGATCAGCTGCAAACTGAATTAACGACGCTTAAGGCCCAAGGTATCGCGACTAATCAGAGCCAACCGAAGCGAGTTAAGCAGACGGCTAATAATGGCCCAGCGGTTAAAAAAGTGAACGTTAGTCAAATTTATCCGATTTTAGGTGCGGCAACCAAAGCTGATTTGCTTAAGATTCGCGAGATATGGTCAGATTTAATGAATATTTTAAGTGTGACGCAACGTGCATTAATGCACGTTTCAAAGCCGGTCGCTGCCAGTGATGAAGGTGTCGTGGTTGCATTTGACTATGCCTTTTTATATCAAAAAGCGATTGATGATCAAGTCTTGATGGATGCTTTAAGCAATGGCTTAACTCGGCTGATGGGGTCGGCGCCAAAAGTTGTCTGTGTCCCAGAAGAACAGTGGCCGCAGCTACGTAAGGATTACTTAGCGACTCATCAGCCGGATGGGGACGCAGCACCAACTAAGCCGAAGCAACCGGCCGTGGTGGCCCAAGCTGAAGCGATGTTTAGTGGTATTGTCGAAGTTAAAGCAGATTAA
- a CDS encoding YbaB/EbfC family nucleoid-associated protein, whose translation MMRGMGNMQNMMKQMKKMQQDMSVEQAALNEATFTGSAPDEMVKVTFTGDKKMQDITINPAAVDPDDVDMLQDLVLTAVNDALAQVDAQTQSTMGKYTKGLQ comes from the coding sequence ATGATGCGTGGTATGGGTAATATGCAAAATATGATGAAACAAATGAAGAAAATGCAACAGGATATGTCCGTTGAACAAGCGGCTTTAAACGAAGCAACTTTTACGGGTAGTGCGCCGGATGAGATGGTTAAAGTCACCTTTACTGGTGATAAGAAAATGCAAGATATTACGATTAATCCTGCCGCCGTTGATCCTGATGACGTGGATATGTTACAAGATTTGGTTTTGACTGCGGTGAATGATGCGTTAGCCCAAGTTGATGCACAAACACAAAGTACGATGGGCAAGTATACCAAGGGCTTGCAGTAG